One region of Triticum aestivum cultivar Chinese Spring chromosome 6B, IWGSC CS RefSeq v2.1, whole genome shotgun sequence genomic DNA includes:
- the LOC123138262 gene encoding protein LSM12 homolog A, with amino-acid sequence MEVGGEEFAVGVVISAKTTLGEEFEGQIVSFDRPSNLLVIQEGVGRAERGERRNVRVLKANYIQEFSVVGKYDDPLDPAGCVLDLAAIHAREEAALRQAEIEAERIGVGVTPEAQRLFDALSKTLPVHWDKTDIVVMKEVRVCSPYLPENVSGGTSAANERVKKVLDFERKRQHVRVPGQF; translated from the exons ATGGAGGTCGGCGGCGAGGAGTTCGCGGTCGGCGTGGTGATCTCGGCGAAGACCACCCTCGGGGAGGAGTTCGAGGGCCAGATCGTCTCCTTCGACCGCCCGAGCAACCTCCTCGTCATCC AGGAGGGCGTGGGCAGGGCGGAGAGGGGCGAGCGGCGGAACGTGAGGGTGCTCAAGGCCAACTACATCCAGGAGTTCTCCGTCGTCGGCAAGTACGACGACCCGCTGGACCCGGCTGGCTGTGTGCTCGACCTCGCCGCCATCCACGCCAGGGAGGAGGCCGCCCTCAG GCAAGCTGAGATTGAAGCTGAGAGAATTGGTGTTGGTGTCACCCCAGAAGCTCAAAGATTATTTGATGCATTGTCGAAGAC GCTTCCAGTTCATTGGGACAAGACTGACATTGTTGTAATGAAGGAGGTTCGCGTATGCAGTCCGTACCTGCCTGAAAATGTCAGCGGCGGAACATCAGCTGCTAATGAACGGGTTAAGAAAGTG CTGGACTttgagaggaaaagacaacatgTGCGTGTACCTGGCCAATTCTAA